One Microbacterium sp. zg-B96 genomic region harbors:
- a CDS encoding FHA domain-containing protein: MTGLVGTAADAAAAALAYYGGGMGGQTPVILTILQLVLAIGIYVWVALALTAVFRKVGQATWKAWVPVVNVWTLFTLAGMRGWWAAVLAGAGVVAAVASIVVAAVFAGAAVGAAGADDAGAATGSLVAAIVVPALIWLVYGVLALILQIRMLIGVNRGFGLGAGHIVLGVLLFPVWASLVGWGSARWIGLPPKVAQPTLTAPPAPPAASPFTLGAPAAPLGAPPHGAPPLPAAPLPAPGPLRGAVPPGAAPAVPAPAVPSPPAIGGNPWAPPPPPAPASSSRPAAPAAPPVPPVVAAAPVAAVAATPVSAAAPPVPVPAALPTPVAAVDQVAADDLDERTVLAARRIGGWSLALPGGARVALTADTVVLGRNPVAPGEHAGAQVVAVDDATRTVSKTHALLQRRDAGWVVTDLASTNGVFLGDESEVAGSAGVSDVFFLGDARLELHADT; this comes from the coding sequence ATGACGGGCCTGGTCGGGACGGCGGCGGATGCCGCGGCAGCGGCGCTCGCATATTACGGCGGCGGCATGGGCGGGCAGACGCCGGTGATCCTCACGATCCTCCAGCTCGTGCTGGCCATCGGGATCTACGTGTGGGTGGCGCTCGCGCTGACCGCGGTGTTCCGCAAGGTCGGCCAGGCCACCTGGAAGGCGTGGGTGCCGGTTGTCAACGTCTGGACGCTTTTCACCCTCGCGGGCATGCGCGGCTGGTGGGCAGCGGTGCTCGCCGGTGCGGGTGTCGTGGCCGCCGTGGCGAGCATCGTCGTGGCGGCGGTGTTCGCCGGGGCCGCAGTGGGCGCGGCCGGCGCCGACGACGCCGGTGCGGCGACGGGTTCGCTCGTCGCGGCGATCGTGGTGCCGGCGCTCATCTGGCTCGTCTACGGCGTGCTGGCGCTCATCCTGCAGATCCGCATGCTCATCGGCGTGAACCGCGGGTTCGGACTGGGCGCCGGTCACATCGTGCTCGGCGTGCTGCTGTTCCCGGTGTGGGCCAGCCTCGTCGGCTGGGGGTCGGCGCGCTGGATCGGACTGCCGCCGAAGGTCGCGCAGCCCACCCTCACCGCCCCGCCCGCTCCGCCCGCAGCCAGTCCGTTCACCCTGGGTGCGCCCGCCGCGCCGCTCGGTGCCCCGCCGCACGGTGCCCCGCCGCTGCCGGCCGCGCCCCTGCCCGCGCCCGGTCCGCTGCGCGGGGCGGTCCCGCCGGGCGCCGCGCCGGCGGTTCCCGCTCCAGCCGTCCCGTCGCCGCCTGCGATCGGCGGCAACCCGTGGGCCCCGCCCCCGCCGCCCGCGCCGGCATCCTCCTCCCGCCCGGCCGCGCCCGCGGCGCCACCCGTCCCGCCCGTCGTTGCGGCAGCTCCCGTTGCCGCCGTCGCTGCGACCCCGGTCTCCGCGGCCGCACCCCCGGTCCCGGTCCCCGCCGCCCTCCCGACGCCGGTGGCCGCAGTCGACCAGGTCGCCGCCGACGACCTCGATGAACGCACCGTGCTGGCCGCCCGTCGTATCGGCGGCTGGTCCCTCGCCCTCCCCGGCGGCGCTCGTGTGGCGCTCACCGCGGACACCGTCGTGCTGGGACGCAACCCGGTCGCCCCGGGCGAGCATGCCGGTGCACAGGTGGTCGCCGTCGACGACGCCACCCGCACCGTGTCGAAGACCCACGCCCTCCTGCAGCGGCGAGACGCCGGCTGGGTGGTCACCGACCTCGCCTCGACCAACGGCGTCTTCCTCGGCGACGAGAGCGAAGTCGCCGGATCCGCCGGGGTGTCGGACGTGTTCTTCCTGGGCGATGCCCGGCTCGAACTGCACGCAGACACCTGA
- a CDS encoding protein phosphatase 2C domain-containing protein — protein MTATSTPSPGTLLVTCGTRTDTGLRRAVNEDALLAEHPVYIVADGMGGHDAGDLASAAIIDVFRLLVGRDDLAPEDVAHAVERAHTAVTSIAAATARGAGSTLTGVVAVRQGGVQRWLVVNVGDSRVYRLLTDHLEQLTVDHSVAQELVDEGRLARHEMSTYRGRNVITRAVGEERSRADYWLLPIVTGERLLVCSDGLTGELTDEAIRAGLTLGGAPAPTAAALIAQALGNGGRDNISAIVIDVVAGGISPLEDDTTGGLPSGDDASATIEVSTLRSLRTRARRG, from the coding sequence ATGACGGCGACGTCAACGCCCTCCCCCGGCACGCTGCTGGTGACGTGCGGCACGCGCACCGACACCGGGCTCCGGCGCGCCGTCAACGAGGACGCCCTGCTGGCCGAGCATCCGGTCTACATCGTCGCCGACGGGATGGGCGGCCATGACGCCGGTGACCTCGCCAGCGCCGCGATCATCGACGTGTTCCGCCTGCTCGTCGGACGTGACGACCTCGCCCCGGAGGACGTCGCCCACGCCGTGGAGCGCGCGCACACCGCGGTCACGTCGATCGCGGCGGCTACCGCGCGCGGCGCCGGGTCGACCCTCACCGGCGTGGTCGCCGTCCGTCAGGGCGGAGTGCAGCGGTGGCTCGTGGTCAACGTCGGCGATTCACGGGTGTACCGGCTGCTCACCGACCACCTCGAGCAGCTGACGGTGGACCACTCCGTGGCTCAGGAGCTCGTCGATGAGGGTCGTCTTGCCCGCCACGAGATGTCGACCTACCGCGGCCGCAACGTCATCACCCGGGCCGTCGGCGAGGAGCGCAGCCGCGCGGACTACTGGCTGCTGCCGATCGTCACCGGTGAGCGCCTGCTGGTGTGCTCCGACGGCCTCACCGGAGAGCTCACCGACGAGGCGATCCGTGCCGGGCTCACCCTCGGCGGTGCCCCCGCCCCGACCGCCGCCGCCCTCATCGCGCAGGCGCTGGGAAACGGCGGACGGGACAACATCTCCGCCATCGTGATCGATGTGGTCGCCGGCGGCATCAGCCCGCTGGAGGACGACACCACCGGCGGGCTGCCGAGCGGTGACGACGCCTCGGCCACGATCGAGGTCTCGACCCTGCGGTCGCTGCGCACCAGAGCACGCCGTGGCTGA
- a CDS encoding FHA domain-containing protein, with amino-acid sequence MADWSYRPGELPAILTGSLALLFAGPRAAATARTVLTEAAPGDGWEAALDVMLRGGVSAVPDLFAGQVTGDTLSGLVRGDVRLTVTHRDGRATELAGTDLRTWHEFCLTEVASFTAHAGSPTPGPAVPAHLGPLAVSQLSCTVATAAPADPGLTLEFSDALFEQAPELARQPGSAVPAAPAAGRYDELFGATIHFGVEAAAVRPPDEDADDPQLRDEPAAAISGIVCVAGHPNPLERDTCTRCGASLTGAAVARVPLPDLGAVLLPDGRSIPLQGTVLIGRSPRADRTAGDAIPTLVSIDDRDVSRTHVRIHVEGWQVLLEDLGSTNGTVFTAVGTGPRRVRPGEPVLVTDGAVAELGTGSRITFAGIP; translated from the coding sequence GTGGCTGACTGGTCGTATCGCCCCGGGGAGCTGCCTGCCATCCTCACCGGCAGCCTCGCGCTGCTGTTCGCCGGCCCGCGGGCCGCCGCGACCGCGCGGACGGTGCTGACCGAGGCCGCCCCTGGCGACGGCTGGGAAGCGGCTCTGGATGTCATGCTGCGCGGCGGCGTTTCCGCCGTCCCCGACCTGTTCGCCGGGCAGGTGACCGGCGACACCCTCTCGGGCCTGGTGCGCGGCGACGTGCGGCTGACGGTGACCCATCGCGACGGGCGCGCCACCGAGCTGGCCGGTACCGATCTGCGGACGTGGCATGAGTTCTGCCTCACCGAGGTCGCCTCCTTCACCGCGCACGCCGGCTCGCCCACGCCCGGTCCGGCCGTTCCCGCCCACCTCGGCCCCCTCGCGGTGTCGCAGTTGTCCTGCACCGTGGCCACCGCGGCTCCCGCCGACCCCGGCCTCACGCTGGAGTTCTCCGACGCCCTCTTCGAGCAGGCACCCGAACTCGCGCGGCAGCCGGGTTCCGCGGTGCCGGCGGCACCAGCCGCCGGTCGCTACGACGAACTGTTCGGGGCGACCATCCACTTCGGTGTGGAAGCCGCCGCGGTGCGCCCGCCCGACGAGGATGCCGACGATCCGCAGCTGCGGGACGAGCCCGCCGCCGCGATCAGCGGCATCGTGTGCGTCGCCGGTCACCCCAACCCGCTCGAGCGCGACACGTGCACGCGGTGCGGTGCGTCGCTGACCGGCGCGGCGGTCGCCCGGGTGCCCCTGCCCGACCTCGGCGCCGTGCTGCTGCCGGACGGCCGGTCGATCCCGCTGCAGGGCACGGTGCTCATCGGCCGCAGCCCGCGCGCCGACCGCACCGCCGGCGACGCCATCCCCACCCTCGTCTCGATCGACGACCGCGACGTGTCGCGCACGCACGTGCGCATCCACGTCGAGGGCTGGCAGGTGCTGCTGGAGGACCTCGGATCCACCAACGGCACCGTGTTCACCGCCGTCGGAACCGGACCCCGCCGCGTCCGCCCCGGCGAGCCGGTGCTGGTCACCGACGGGGCGGTGGCGGAGCTGGGCACCGGCAGCCGCATCACGTTCGCGGGGATCCCGTGA
- a CDS encoding serine/threonine-protein kinase, with protein MTAKYGPVDIPGFTLARPLGSGGFADVFLYDQHLPRRLVAVKIMHEPVDDPAARTRFETEANLMAALSTHPSIVTIHHAAVADNGRPYLVMEYCSRPTLAETYPARVVSVPELLQTLIRLCGAVETAHRAGILHRDIKPANVLTTDYGWPALTDFGLSSIAGASADAGGVSVPWAAPELVTGRGFDARSDVYALAATAYTVLAGRSPFDAAHAPADLSELVTRVLTTPAPPIGRDDVPAALERLILASLAKDPDRRSQTASEFARSLQRIEQDLHLPMTHLDIPAVVPPTAVAAADAGTNPHDADPAEPTQFAARRRVEPEEKTVLSARAVPEPPAPPVADEPTRLTGPRRRDSRPDPSEVGYADEPTRLLAGDPQQDTDPAAPPLTEPPASSRRAHDPGAEALPRETYGIRSVPATPVVRAAPAAPATPEAPGTAAVAPPAGRRRQGVAMAVAIGATVLVIAASVAAIALLAGM; from the coding sequence GTGACCGCGAAGTACGGCCCCGTCGACATCCCCGGATTCACCCTTGCCCGCCCGCTCGGATCCGGCGGCTTCGCCGACGTGTTCCTCTACGACCAGCACCTGCCGCGGCGCCTCGTGGCCGTGAAGATCATGCACGAGCCGGTGGACGACCCCGCCGCACGTACCCGCTTCGAAACCGAAGCCAACCTGATGGCGGCGCTGTCGACGCACCCGTCGATCGTGACGATCCACCACGCCGCCGTCGCCGACAACGGCCGCCCCTACCTGGTCATGGAGTACTGCTCCCGGCCGACGCTGGCAGAGACCTACCCGGCGCGAGTGGTCAGCGTCCCCGAACTGCTGCAGACGCTCATCCGGCTGTGCGGTGCCGTCGAGACGGCGCACCGCGCCGGCATCCTGCATCGCGACATCAAGCCCGCCAACGTGCTGACCACCGACTACGGCTGGCCCGCACTCACCGACTTCGGGCTGTCGTCCATCGCGGGCGCGAGTGCCGACGCCGGCGGCGTCTCGGTGCCGTGGGCCGCGCCCGAGCTGGTCACCGGCCGCGGGTTCGACGCCCGATCCGACGTGTATGCCCTGGCCGCGACCGCCTACACGGTGCTCGCCGGTCGCAGCCCGTTCGACGCCGCGCACGCTCCCGCCGACCTGTCAGAGCTGGTCACGCGAGTGCTGACGACGCCGGCGCCGCCCATCGGGCGCGACGACGTGCCCGCTGCGCTGGAGCGGCTGATCCTCGCCTCGCTGGCGAAGGACCCCGATCGTCGCTCGCAGACGGCATCGGAGTTCGCCCGCAGTCTGCAGCGGATCGAGCAGGACCTGCACCTGCCGATGACACACCTGGACATCCCGGCGGTCGTGCCGCCCACCGCCGTCGCCGCAGCCGACGCGGGCACGAACCCTCACGACGCGGACCCGGCCGAACCTACGCAGTTCGCCGCCCGCCGCCGAGTCGAGCCGGAGGAGAAGACCGTGCTGTCCGCACGCGCCGTCCCCGAGCCGCCCGCACCGCCGGTCGCCGACGAGCCGACGCGGCTGACCGGCCCCCGCCGACGCGACTCCAGGCCCGACCCGTCCGAGGTCGGTTACGCCGACGAGCCCACCCGCCTCCTAGCCGGCGACCCGCAGCAGGACACCGATCCGGCCGCGCCGCCGCTCACCGAACCACCGGCATCCTCCCGCCGCGCCCACGACCCGGGCGCGGAGGCGCTGCCGCGGGAGACCTACGGCATCCGCAGCGTCCCGGCGACGCCCGTGGTGCGTGCGGCGCCCGCGGCGCCGGCGACCCCCGAGGCCCCGGGAACGGCCGCGGTGGCGCCGCCGGCCGGGCGCCGGCGGCAGGGCGTCGCGATGGCGGTGGCGATCGGCGCGACGGTGCTGGTGATCGCCGCGAGTGTGGCGGCCATCGCGCTGCTGGCTGGCATGTGA
- a CDS encoding FtsK/SpoIIIE domain-containing protein, whose translation MKVRVTLRRPDGSTEDIALAAEPGVRVAEVADSIAARDPLGTYHGAAYAPGTVTLEAHAPAVGGTPEVLDPDDTLADLALASGVQIAVVGLDDAPRPGVAYIEIVSGRAAGRRYTVPRGSTVIGRGDDCGVVLDDAMVSKRHARLHVGRDRIELIDLNSANGIIVQGAPVGRLELQHGQDALLGSTVIRAGYLPSEVAHSSPIGEVRLTRSPSVEPRYVGREMEGADPPTPADPQPFPWAAALLPAVAGIAMFIVLKNPMTLIFVAISPLMMISTWATAKSQQRRKKRLDHNRFVAQMERLSARLAREREDEMRIRAREAVPLHEIYDAVQKRDALVWTRRPEHWSFLQVRLGVGDVPTRNTVKETGNTDRAIPEQVEQLEELIATYETVPRTPVVEKLSDAGALGVAGDPAAVAAYGRAVAAQLAGLHAPTDLVIGGLFGPGWAAEFTDAKWLPHAMQSDAVFGGAPFADTASAAASVLSRLEEILSARSPRGEDAPVQLGAIGDKRAALTAGAKVGADTGANTGSDEPLPAIVVLISDDAPVDRARLIQVLERAAGRGVYPIWMAPDTASLPAACRTFVELAADGTAAVGYVRLGRTLTPVEVEGLTLPQFTQFCRRLSSYVDAGEIGADTSDVPRSVPMLQLIGKEMATAPSAVVDRWEQNGSILSAAGRAPSAPKLRAIVGQAGSGAMHLDLRAQGPHALVGGTTGSGKSEFLQAWVLGMAAEYSPERVTFLFVDYKGGAAFADCTVLPHCVGLVTDLSPHLVRRALVSLRAELHHRETLFIRKKAKDILELEKRGDPDTPPALVIVIDEFAALVNEVPDFVDGVVDVAQRGRSLGIHLIMATQRPAGVIKDNLRANTNMRVALRMADEVDSDDVIGTKDAAGFDPGIPGRGAAKTGPGRLTVFQSAYTGGWSFVEDEAPEVELESFAFGPPRRWEVPKTGTGSAERDLGPTDQQRLVATMVKASESASIAPPRRPWLDELATVYDLTLLRQRTDEKLLLGVQDVPQRQAQDTVYFEPDNEGHLAIFGTGGAGKSSTLRTLAVAAGITPRGGPVEVYGLDFGSGGLRMLEAMPHVGAVIPADAGERVTRLFRMLKSELDRRGEAYAAVNAGTISQYRTLAGRPDEARILLLIDGFPTFRAEFEAVTGRADAYAVFQQIMTDGRSVGIHVALTADRGQAVPTALQSTIQKRVVLRLSDSDAYAMVGAPRDVLSPESPAGRAIVDGLETQIAVIAGTSDPRAQAQAIGEFADAMRRQGRTDAPPVRALPELYPITELPAHLDGRPVLGLSGDTLAPLAFEPTGLFVVAGSPQSGRTNALHAMAESLLRANPAVRRYYIGSSRSPLRDAVAWVDTATDGGSASRLIDAILQDERGLEGVAVFLEGASEYSTSIAEMPLSDFAKRVKRGDGLLVAEGETSDWTTGFGLLGDIKSSRRGVVLQPDTHDGEVVLKTAFPRLLKREFPPGRAMLAVGGKTVRVQFPFLGEEGS comes from the coding sequence ATGAAGGTCCGTGTCACGCTCCGCCGTCCCGACGGCTCCACCGAGGACATCGCGCTGGCCGCGGAACCGGGAGTGCGGGTGGCGGAAGTGGCCGACTCGATCGCGGCCCGTGATCCGCTGGGCACCTACCACGGCGCCGCCTACGCGCCGGGGACGGTCACCCTCGAAGCCCACGCGCCCGCCGTGGGCGGCACCCCGGAGGTGCTCGACCCCGACGACACCCTCGCCGACCTGGCGCTGGCCTCCGGCGTGCAGATCGCGGTGGTGGGCCTGGACGACGCACCCCGCCCCGGGGTGGCCTACATCGAGATCGTGAGCGGACGCGCCGCCGGCCGGCGCTACACCGTGCCCCGCGGGTCGACCGTCATCGGCCGCGGCGATGACTGCGGCGTCGTGCTCGATGACGCGATGGTCTCCAAACGCCACGCACGACTGCACGTCGGCCGCGACCGCATCGAGCTGATCGACCTCAACTCCGCCAACGGCATCATCGTCCAAGGCGCCCCCGTCGGCCGCCTCGAACTGCAGCACGGCCAGGATGCGCTGCTGGGCAGCACCGTCATCCGCGCCGGCTACCTGCCGTCGGAGGTGGCGCACTCCTCCCCCATCGGCGAAGTGCGCCTCACCCGCTCCCCCAGCGTCGAGCCGCGGTACGTCGGCCGGGAGATGGAGGGCGCCGACCCGCCCACGCCCGCCGACCCGCAGCCGTTCCCGTGGGCGGCCGCGCTGCTGCCGGCCGTGGCCGGCATCGCGATGTTCATCGTGCTGAAGAACCCGATGACCCTCATCTTCGTGGCGATCTCGCCGCTGATGATGATCAGCACGTGGGCGACGGCCAAGTCGCAGCAGCGCCGCAAGAAGCGCCTGGATCACAACAGGTTCGTCGCGCAGATGGAGCGGCTCTCGGCCCGGCTGGCGCGCGAGCGCGAGGACGAGATGCGCATCCGGGCGCGCGAGGCGGTGCCGCTGCACGAGATCTACGACGCCGTGCAGAAGCGCGACGCGCTGGTGTGGACCCGCCGTCCCGAACACTGGTCGTTCCTGCAGGTGCGGCTGGGGGTCGGCGATGTCCCCACCCGCAACACCGTCAAGGAGACCGGCAACACCGACCGGGCCATCCCCGAGCAGGTAGAGCAGCTCGAAGAGCTCATCGCCACCTACGAGACCGTTCCGCGCACTCCGGTGGTGGAGAAGCTGTCGGATGCCGGTGCGCTCGGCGTCGCCGGCGACCCCGCCGCCGTCGCCGCATACGGCCGCGCGGTGGCCGCGCAGCTGGCCGGCCTGCACGCCCCCACCGACCTCGTCATCGGCGGCCTGTTCGGCCCAGGGTGGGCAGCGGAGTTCACCGACGCCAAGTGGCTGCCGCACGCCATGCAGTCCGATGCCGTCTTCGGCGGCGCACCGTTCGCCGACACCGCGTCGGCGGCGGCCAGCGTGCTTTCGCGCCTGGAGGAGATCCTCAGCGCGCGTTCCCCGCGCGGCGAGGATGCACCTGTGCAGCTCGGCGCGATCGGCGACAAGCGCGCCGCGCTGACCGCCGGCGCGAAGGTGGGTGCCGACACCGGTGCGAACACCGGCTCCGACGAGCCGCTCCCGGCGATCGTCGTGCTGATCTCCGACGACGCGCCCGTCGACCGCGCCCGCCTCATCCAGGTGCTCGAGCGCGCCGCCGGGCGCGGCGTGTACCCGATCTGGATGGCACCGGACACCGCGTCGCTGCCGGCCGCGTGCCGCACGTTCGTCGAGCTCGCCGCCGACGGCACCGCCGCCGTCGGCTACGTGCGTCTGGGCCGCACCCTCACTCCGGTCGAGGTCGAGGGCCTCACCCTCCCCCAGTTCACCCAGTTCTGCCGCCGGCTGTCGTCGTACGTGGATGCCGGCGAGATCGGTGCCGACACCAGCGACGTGCCCCGGTCGGTGCCGATGCTGCAGCTCATCGGGAAGGAGATGGCCACCGCGCCCAGCGCCGTCGTCGACCGCTGGGAGCAGAACGGCTCGATCCTCTCCGCCGCCGGCCGCGCCCCCTCCGCACCGAAGCTGCGCGCCATCGTCGGGCAGGCCGGCTCCGGCGCGATGCACCTGGATCTGCGCGCGCAGGGCCCGCACGCCCTCGTGGGCGGAACGACGGGCTCGGGCAAGAGCGAGTTCCTGCAGGCGTGGGTGCTGGGCATGGCGGCGGAGTACAGCCCCGAGCGCGTGACGTTCCTGTTCGTCGACTACAAGGGCGGGGCGGCGTTCGCCGACTGCACCGTGCTGCCGCACTGCGTGGGGCTCGTCACCGACCTCAGCCCCCACCTGGTGCGCCGGGCACTGGTGAGCCTCCGCGCGGAATTGCACCACCGCGAGACCCTGTTCATCCGCAAGAAGGCCAAGGACATCCTGGAGCTGGAAAAGCGGGGCGACCCCGACACACCCCCGGCACTGGTCATCGTCATCGATGAGTTCGCCGCCCTCGTCAACGAGGTGCCCGACTTCGTCGACGGGGTCGTGGACGTCGCCCAGCGCGGCCGATCACTGGGCATCCACCTGATCATGGCCACGCAGCGCCCCGCCGGCGTGATCAAGGACAACCTGCGCGCGAACACCAACATGCGCGTCGCGCTGCGCATGGCGGACGAGGTCGACTCCGACGACGTCATCGGCACGAAGGATGCCGCCGGCTTCGACCCCGGCATCCCCGGCCGCGGTGCCGCAAAGACCGGGCCGGGCCGGCTCACCGTGTTCCAGTCCGCCTACACCGGCGGCTGGAGCTTCGTCGAGGACGAAGCACCCGAGGTGGAACTGGAGTCGTTCGCGTTCGGCCCGCCCCGCCGCTGGGAGGTGCCCAAGACCGGCACCGGTTCGGCCGAACGCGACCTCGGCCCCACCGACCAGCAGCGGTTGGTGGCCACGATGGTCAAGGCATCCGAATCCGCCTCGATCGCCCCGCCCCGCCGGCCCTGGCTGGACGAACTGGCCACCGTCTACGACCTCACGCTGCTGCGACAGCGCACCGACGAGAAGCTGCTGCTCGGTGTGCAGGATGTGCCGCAGCGTCAGGCGCAGGACACCGTCTACTTCGAACCCGACAACGAAGGCCACCTGGCGATCTTCGGCACCGGCGGCGCCGGCAAGAGCTCCACGCTGCGCACGCTCGCCGTCGCCGCCGGCATCACCCCGCGCGGCGGCCCCGTCGAGGTGTACGGCCTGGACTTCGGATCGGGCGGCCTTCGGATGCTGGAGGCGATGCCGCACGTGGGCGCGGTCATCCCCGCCGACGCCGGCGAGCGCGTCACCCGGCTGTTCCGCATGCTCAAAAGCGAGCTGGACCGACGAGGCGAAGCGTATGCCGCCGTCAACGCCGGCACGATCTCGCAGTACCGCACCCTCGCCGGCCGTCCCGACGAGGCGCGCATCCTGCTGCTCATCGACGGGTTCCCCACGTTCCGCGCCGAGTTCGAGGCGGTCACCGGCCGCGCCGACGCCTACGCGGTGTTCCAGCAGATCATGACCGACGGCCGATCCGTCGGCATCCACGTCGCCCTCACCGCCGACCGCGGTCAGGCGGTGCCCACCGCGCTGCAGTCCACGATCCAGAAGCGGGTCGTGCTGCGCCTGTCGGACTCCGACGCGTATGCGATGGTCGGCGCGCCTCGCGACGTGCTCTCCCCGGAGTCCCCCGCGGGGCGTGCGATCGTCGACGGGCTGGAGACGCAGATCGCCGTCATCGCCGGCACATCCGACCCGCGCGCCCAGGCGCAGGCGATCGGCGAGTTCGCCGATGCCATGCGCCGGCAGGGGCGCACCGACGCCCCGCCGGTGCGTGCGCTGCCCGAGCTGTACCCCATCACCGAGCTGCCCGCCCACCTGGACGGGCGACCCGTGCTGGGGCTGTCGGGCGACACGCTGGCCCCGCTCGCGTTCGAGCCGACGGGATTGTTCGTGGTGGCCGGTTCTCCGCAGAGCGGGCGCACCAACGCGCTGCACGCCATGGCCGAGTCGCTGCTTCGGGCGAACCCCGCCGTGCGCCGGTACTACATCGGCAGTTCGCGGTCGCCGCTGCGCGACGCGGTGGCCTGGGTAGACACCGCCACCGACGGCGGCTCGGCCAGCCGGCTGATCGACGCCATCCTGCAGGACGAGCGGGGACTCGAGGGGGTGGCGGTGTTCCTCGAGGGAGCGTCGGAGTATTCCACCTCGATCGCCGAGATGCCGCTGTCGGACTTCGCCAAGCGGGTCAAACGCGGCGACGGGTTGCTGGTGGCCGAGGGCGAGACGAGCGACTGGACCACCGGCTTCGGGCTGCTCGGTGACATCAAGTCCTCCCGCCGCGGCGTGGTGCTCCAACCGGACACCCACGATGGCGAGGTGGTGCTGAAGACCGCCTTCCCGCGCCTGCTCAAGCGCGAGTTCCCCCCGGGTCGGGCGATGCTCGCGGTGGGCGGAAAGACCGTGCGCGTGCAGTTCCCGTTCCTCGGCGAGGAGGGGTCCTGA
- a CDS encoding WXG100 family type VII secretion target, with protein sequence MANLNVTYDQMQSAANRLRSGQSDLEGKLQELRALVSQLVQDGFTTTRASGAFDSSYEQFTSGAQRTVQGIDGMAQFLEKAASALQSTDEQLASSIG encoded by the coding sequence ATGGCGAACCTCAACGTCACCTACGATCAGATGCAGAGCGCCGCGAACCGTCTGCGTTCGGGCCAGTCCGACCTCGAGGGCAAGCTGCAGGAACTGCGCGCACTGGTCAGCCAGCTCGTGCAGGACGGCTTCACCACGACTCGCGCATCGGGTGCGTTCGATTCGTCGTACGAGCAGTTCACCTCGGGTGCGCAGCGCACCGTGCAGGGCATCGACGGCATGGCGCAGTTCCTCGAGAAGGCCGCCTCCGCGCTGCAGTCCACGGACGAGCAGCTGGCCAGCTCGATCGGCTGA